From a single Ciconia boyciana chromosome 4, ASM3463844v1, whole genome shotgun sequence genomic region:
- the SUB1 gene encoding activated RNA polymerase II transcriptional coactivator p15 — translation MPKSKELVSSSSSASDSDSEVDKKAKRKKQAAPEKPVKKQKTGESSKGAASSKQSSNRDENMFQIGKMRYVSVRDFKGKVLIDIREYWMDQEGEMKPGRKGISLNPEQWNQLKEQISDIDDAVRKL, via the exons ATGCCTAAGTCAAAGGAACTTGTGTCTTCAAGCTCATCTGCCAGTGATTCAGATAGTGAAGTTGACAAAAAG GCAAAGCGGAAAAAGCAAGCAGCTCCAGAAAAGcctgtaaagaaacaaaagactgGTGAAAGTTCAAAAGGTGCAGCTTCTTCTAAGCAAAGCAGTAACAGAGATGAGAATATGTTTCAG ATTGGTAAAATGAGGTATGTCAGTGTTCGTGACTTTAAAGGGAAAGTCTTAATTGATATTAGAGAATATTGGATGGATCAAGAAGGTGAAATGAAGCCCGGCAGAAAAG GTATTTCTTTAAATCCAGAACAGTGGAACCAGCTGAAGGAACAGATTTCTGATATTGATGATGCAGTAAGAAAACTGTAA